Proteins found in one Penaeus vannamei isolate JL-2024 chromosome 29, ASM4276789v1, whole genome shotgun sequence genomic segment:
- the LOC113810075 gene encoding E3 ubiquitin-protein ligase Hakai yields the protein MEFVGGREVLLECFLLVASASLAGCDQEPRRGAAAGKVTETPGHSPSSTERGTPGDLQTPASDDVKKLSSTSSLEEGGDFEALLESAAAEAEVDLLKIPVNDTESAASALESEDKITERQAFVSGPNLNPDRLGFAFPHIHHHLPPIHHPPIPRPPPIPKRRPPPLPPIPDHHHDFPPPDFDFDPPDFFENAGLPPPGDEPFGFGAPFETHEHEHDPFFSPHLDDDFPPHDEHFPHDLDLHSPHDDHFSPPPPPPPPPPPLKPFSEDPIVFPKRPPPHKHPRPAKHPSKHPPPHHTHHHHHHPPPHFSPHLNFITEDSIYRDDVPFKETHNERDRIHPGLTPAGVKGLDPAFISFIKEQTRPYIDSQSRFRFER from the exons atggaaTTTGTGGGAGGTCGTGAGGTGCTTCTGGAA TGTTTTCTCCTCGTTGCGTCGGCGAGTCTAGCCGGGTGTGACCAGGAACCTCGGAGGGGCGCGGCGGCGGGAAAGGTCACCGAAACACCAGGTCACAGCCCGTCTTCGACCGAGCGAGGCACACCTGGAGATTTACAGACTCCTGCTTCTGACGACGTGAAGAAATTGTCGTCGACATCGAgtttggaggaaggaggagacttCGAGGCGCTGCTGGAGTCTGctgcggcggaggcggaggtcgACCTGCTGAAGATCCCCGTCAACGACACGGAATCGGCGGCTTCAGCGCTCGAGTCCGAAGATAAGATAACGGAGCGGCAAGCCTTCGTGAGCGGCCCCAACTTGAACCCCGACCGCCTGGGCTTCGCGTTCCCCCACATACACCACCATCTTCCCCCCATCCATCACCCTCCCATACCCCGCCCGCCTCCCATACCCAagcgccgcccgccgcccctccCGCCCATACCCGACCACCACCACGACTTCCCCCCGCCCGACTTCGACTTCGATCCTCCAGACTTCTTCGAGAACGCCGGACTCCCTCCTCCTGGCGACGAGCCCTTCGGCTTCGGCGCCCCCTTCGAGACGCACGAGCACGAGCACGACCCCTTCTTCAGTCCGCACCTAGACGACGACTTCCCTCCGCACGACGAGCACTTCCCCCACGATCTGGACCTTCACAGTCCTCACGACGACCACTTCTCGCCtccaccgccaccccctcctcctccacctcccctcaagCCCTTCAGCGAGGACCCCATCGTCTTCCCCAAGAGACCGCCCCCGCACAAGCACCCCCGCCCTGCGAAACACCCCTCAaagcaccctcctccccaccacacccaccaccatcaccaccacccacccccgcaCTTCTCACCCCACCTCAACTTCATCACGGAGGACTCCATCTACAGGGACGACGTGCCTTTCAAGGAGACCCACAACGAGAGGGACAGGATCCACCCGGGACTCACGCCGGCGGGAGTCAAGGGCCTCGATCCTGCGTTCATCTCATTCATCAAGGAGCAGACGAGACCGTACATTGACTCGCAAAGTAGATTTAGGTTCGAGAGGTAA
- the LOC113810155 gene encoding uncharacterized protein, whose amino-acid sequence MNGLSGFFVVALAAVTVGAQCPDSFFEAGGGCFHVLDSEETPITWEDAREMCIGLSGNGWNADLASMDTTSQLEAFAEAWDTVGANYRPYGYMWVGFTRESGEWANLDGVPLSTYSNMWREGHPHDMNMYVYIEDVTMTSGIGSRGRFYASCTMQDALGRALCRAFPA is encoded by the exons ATGAACGGACTTAGCGGTTTCTTCGTCGTGGCTCTGGCGGCCGTGACCGTTG GTGCCCAGTGCCCCGACAGCTTCTTCGAGGCGGGAGGAGGATGCTTCCACGTCCTAGACTCCGAGGAAACACCCATCACGTGGGAAGACGCCAGGGAAATGTGCATTGGCCTCAGCGGGAATGGGTGGAACGCGGACCTGGCTTCCATGGACACGACCTCGCAGCTTGAGGCCTTCGCTGAGGCTTGGGACACCGTTG GAGCGAACTACAGGCCCTACGGCTACATGTGGGTGGGCTTCACGCGCGAGAGTGGCGAGTGGGCCAACCTGGACGGCGTGCCACTGTCCACATACTCCAACATGTGGCGGGAGGGACATCCGCACGACATGAACATGTACGTCTACATCGAGGACGTCACCATGACCTCCGGCATCGGGTCCCGCGGGCGCTTCTACGCCTCGTGCACGATGCAGGACGCTCTCGGGAGAGCACTGTGCAGGGCCTTCCCAGcgtaa